One part of the Bacillus sp. FJAT-27916 genome encodes these proteins:
- a CDS encoding CDP-alcohol phosphatidyltransferase family protein: MNMKHGANVITVLRILLSFCLLPAESFSYVFLALYTAAGLTDILDGYLARRYQISSSFGARLDTMADGIFMVIVCLKIIPFLQLSLFFIIWIWLILLIRMASLMLVRIKFHTFAILHTYANKGTGILLFLYPFMLTYSHHSEWLAVGLVLAATYSAFEEFWILLHSSELDVDAAGLYRRGGSKQE, from the coding sequence ATGAATATGAAGCATGGGGCTAATGTGATAACGGTATTGAGAATTCTTTTATCCTTTTGTTTGCTGCCAGCAGAGTCCTTTTCCTATGTATTTCTAGCACTGTATACAGCTGCTGGATTAACGGATATCCTGGATGGTTATTTAGCAAGAAGATATCAAATTTCCAGTTCATTTGGAGCGAGACTTGATACAATGGCAGATGGGATTTTTATGGTGATTGTCTGTCTGAAGATAATCCCCTTTCTTCAGCTTTCTCTTTTCTTCATTATATGGATATGGCTGATTCTTCTCATCCGGATGGCCTCCTTGATGCTTGTCCGCATCAAGTTCCATACATTTGCCATTTTGCATACATACGCCAATAAAGGCACGGGAATTCTGTTATTTCTCTATCCGTTTATGCTGACTTACAGTCATCATAGCGAATGGCTGGCAGTTGGTCTTGTCCTTGCTGCAACTTATTCAGCTTTTGAGGAATTTTGGATTTTGCTCCATTCATCTGAACTAGACGTTGATGCTGCTGGTCTATATAGAAGGGGAGGCAGTAAGCAAGAATAG
- a CDS encoding CheR family methyltransferase, whose amino-acid sequence MGYRRTPTSEEELVDLEIDLLLEAIYRMTGYDFREYMRSSIKRRIENRLNRDRLSTVSDLLKKVIHEDGYVTNLLNDFSINVTDMFRDPEFFYTFRKKIVPKIKDLPEIRIWHAGCSTGEEVYSMAILLKEEGLLDKAKIYATDMNEKVIAKARQGAFSLKRMQAYTKNYLQAGGKAAFSEYYNTDFQYAHFHPYLSKNIVFAQHNLVTDGSFNEFHVIICRNVIIYFNMELQEKVFRLFSDSLSEDGFIGLGNKESLKIMEMSNSFIEIDSAQRLYQKK is encoded by the coding sequence GTGGGCTATCGGAGAACGCCGACCTCAGAAGAAGAACTAGTAGATTTAGAAATTGATTTATTATTAGAAGCCATCTATAGAATGACTGGTTATGATTTCCGTGAATATATGCGTTCATCCATTAAACGAAGGATTGAAAACCGCCTGAATCGGGACCGTTTATCAACCGTATCTGATTTATTGAAGAAGGTCATTCATGAGGATGGATATGTAACGAACCTTCTTAATGATTTTTCGATTAATGTGACTGATATGTTCCGAGATCCAGAATTCTTCTACACCTTCCGGAAGAAGATTGTTCCAAAGATCAAGGACCTTCCGGAGATTAGAATCTGGCATGCAGGCTGTTCGACAGGAGAAGAGGTCTATTCAATGGCCATCCTCTTAAAGGAGGAGGGGCTTTTGGACAAGGCTAAGATCTATGCGACCGATATGAATGAGAAGGTAATTGCGAAGGCAAGACAAGGAGCATTCTCGTTGAAAAGGATGCAGGCCTATACGAAGAATTACTTGCAGGCAGGAGGAAAAGCTGCATTCTCTGAATACTATAATACGGATTTTCAATATGCTCATTTCCATCCATACTTGTCGAAGAATATCGTTTTTGCTCAGCATAACCTTGTAACTGATGGGTCATTTAATGAGTTTCATGTGATTATTTGCCGGAATGTCATTATTTATTTCAATATGGAACTGCAGGAGAAGGTTTTCCGTCTCTTTAGTGATTCTCTAAGTGAAGACGGATTTATTGGTCTTGGCAATAAAGAATCGTTAAAGATCATGGAGATGAGCAATTCTTTCATTGAAATTGACAGTGCACAGCGATTATATCAGAAGAAATAA
- a CDS encoding response regulator produces MSEDEKKVSRMSFSKRLTVGFGLMLAISIIVLSIIAGRLNSSREDMLEIVNDRYQKVSYTNDIQKNFLGMQASLALAESQTDAEKVNQTLDQINQYHIMIEDRYSKLQSMANTEKGEELLAEFKAMYDIYTQNESQVLTEMGRGSTNDYNGLMRSLADSGENLVPVITEFITFQEDLMDDALLRAQEKYDQMEIIVGMAIILSLLLTSLIAYWVIRSTTKELNEITDVISKVDLRDTTSMPRLRVRTEDEIGRIAIAFNNMSASLESYSRNEKEYTKKITDQNWIQTQLAEVAEMNQGIFQVNELADRLVSKLTPMLGASIGAVYLKQKDNDEPIFRRVASYGNGGREQFKMGEGIVGQAAIDKKVVLIEDVPENYQLIKTGLGDVRPKAILIAPVLYERDTIAVLEFASMKGFSELEYQALIQMVETLGMAIHSVLSRMEIERLLSDSQAMTEELQVQAEELQSQSEELQMQSEELRMINEQLEERSQEAEQKSRELEFSKEELEAKNEQLLQSSKYKSEFLANMSHELRTPLNSILILSEMLSEKQNGEYTEEEREFAKVIYTSGNDLMLLINDILDLSKIEAGKLEVFFNEANIREIVETLERSFLPMAEQKGLTFNVEIEQDLPSIFYTDEQRMQQIIKNLLSNAVKFTDKGAVTLKLEKVKNTKEKEALNQNVQSDFWMKIVVSDTGLGIASEKQELIFEAFQQADGATARKYGGTGLGLSICREFAKLLGGFITLESREHEGSVFTVYLPNLPEGMQKDQTNDMIHLPIPNEVLEQVAVHKEETDEIAAAAAEIEAEEELLDVFKGKRVLITDDDHRNIFALKNALESKGVEIVVAENGIECLNLLQVEKELDMILMDIMMPELDGYETMRHIRSNPEFISIPIIALTAKAMKGDREKCLEAGATDYISKPINLEQLFSVMRVWLTK; encoded by the coding sequence ATGAGCGAAGATGAAAAAAAAGTGAGCCGAATGAGTTTTTCCAAACGGCTGACTGTTGGCTTCGGGCTAATGCTGGCAATAAGTATTATCGTGCTTAGTATCATAGCTGGCCGTTTGAACAGCTCACGTGAAGATATGCTTGAAATCGTAAATGATCGCTATCAGAAAGTCAGCTATACGAATGATATTCAGAAGAACTTTTTGGGTATGCAGGCATCTTTAGCTTTAGCTGAATCACAGACGGATGCAGAGAAGGTCAATCAAACTCTTGATCAGATTAATCAATATCATATTATGATAGAAGACCGATATTCTAAGCTCCAATCAATGGCGAACACCGAAAAAGGGGAAGAACTGCTGGCTGAGTTTAAGGCCATGTATGATATTTACACCCAGAACGAAAGCCAGGTTCTCACTGAGATGGGAAGAGGTTCAACAAATGATTATAATGGACTGATGAGGAGTCTCGCAGATTCTGGGGAAAATTTAGTTCCCGTAATCACGGAATTTATTACTTTCCAAGAAGACTTGATGGATGATGCGCTTTTACGTGCTCAGGAAAAATATGATCAAATGGAGATAATTGTCGGAATGGCAATTATTCTATCCTTATTATTAACAAGTCTTATTGCCTACTGGGTTATTCGTTCGACAACGAAAGAGCTGAATGAAATCACTGATGTCATCAGCAAGGTCGATTTACGCGATACAACGTCCATGCCGAGACTGAGAGTTAGAACGGAAGATGAAATTGGCCGTATTGCGATAGCGTTTAATAATATGTCTGCTTCACTTGAGAGCTATTCCCGCAATGAAAAAGAATATACGAAGAAGATTACTGACCAGAACTGGATTCAGACACAGCTAGCTGAGGTAGCAGAGATGAATCAAGGCATCTTTCAGGTTAATGAATTGGCCGATCGTTTAGTATCCAAGCTAACACCAATGCTTGGTGCATCCATTGGAGCTGTCTATTTGAAGCAAAAAGACAATGATGAGCCAATCTTCCGCCGGGTCGCTTCCTATGGAAATGGCGGCAGGGAGCAATTTAAGATGGGAGAGGGAATTGTTGGACAGGCAGCCATTGATAAAAAGGTTGTCCTCATTGAGGATGTACCTGAGAATTATCAGCTGATCAAGACAGGACTTGGTGATGTACGCCCCAAAGCCATCTTAATTGCCCCAGTTCTATATGAAAGAGATACGATTGCCGTATTGGAATTTGCCAGTATGAAGGGCTTTAGTGAGCTTGAATATCAAGCCTTAATCCAAATGGTTGAAACATTGGGCATGGCCATTCACAGTGTACTGAGCCGTATGGAGATTGAAAGATTACTAAGTGATTCTCAGGCTATGACAGAGGAGCTCCAAGTGCAAGCAGAGGAGCTGCAGTCTCAATCAGAGGAATTACAAATGCAATCAGAGGAACTGCGCATGATCAACGAGCAGCTTGAAGAACGCAGCCAGGAGGCTGAACAAAAATCAAGAGAGCTGGAATTCTCGAAAGAAGAACTTGAGGCGAAGAACGAACAGCTTCTGCAAAGCTCGAAATATAAATCTGAGTTTCTCGCTAATATGTCTCATGAGCTTCGTACCCCGCTGAACAGCATCTTGATTCTATCTGAAATGCTTTCAGAGAAACAGAATGGTGAGTATACAGAGGAAGAAAGAGAGTTTGCAAAGGTTATTTATACATCAGGCAATGATTTGATGTTATTGATTAATGATATTCTCGATCTCTCCAAGATAGAGGCCGGAAAGCTTGAAGTCTTCTTCAATGAAGCTAATATCCGCGAGATTGTCGAAACACTTGAAAGATCATTCCTGCCGATGGCTGAGCAGAAGGGGCTTACCTTTAATGTGGAAATTGAGCAGGACCTCCCTTCTATTTTCTATACAGATGAACAGCGAATGCAGCAAATCATCAAAAATTTACTTTCCAATGCTGTTAAATTTACCGATAAGGGTGCCGTTACATTAAAGCTTGAAAAGGTGAAAAATACGAAGGAAAAAGAAGCACTGAATCAAAATGTCCAATCTGATTTCTGGATGAAAATCGTTGTGTCTGATACTGGACTCGGCATTGCTTCAGAAAAGCAGGAATTAATCTTCGAGGCATTCCAACAGGCAGACGGTGCTACAGCCCGCAAATATGGCGGAACAGGACTTGGATTATCCATTTGCCGCGAGTTTGCGAAATTGCTGGGCGGATTTATTACGCTTGAGAGCAGGGAGCATGAGGGCAGCGTGTTTACTGTGTATTTGCCGAATCTTCCAGAGGGTATGCAAAAAGACCAAACGAACGATATGATCCATTTGCCAATACCAAATGAAGTGTTAGAGCAAGTGGCCGTTCATAAGGAAGAGACGGACGAGATAGCTGCAGCAGCTGCTGAGATTGAAGCGGAAGAAGAGCTTCTAGATGTCTTTAAGGGCAAACGAGTCCTTATCACGGATGATGACCACCGCAATATTTTTGCCCTTAAGAATGCGTTAGAAAGCAAAGGGGTGGAAATAGTCGTTGCTGAGAATGGGATCGAATGCTTGAATTTGCTGCAAGTGGAAAAAGAGCTGGATATGATTCTGATGGATATTATGATGCCGGAGCTTGATGGCTATGAAACCATGCGTCACATTCGATCCAATCCTGAATTTATATCTATCCCAATCATTGCATTGACTGCTAAGGCGATGAAAGGCGACCGTGAGAAATGTCTTGAAGCCGGAGCGACGGATTATATTAGCAAACCAATTAATTTGGAACAATTATTCTCCGTGATGCGTGTTTGGCTGACGAAGTAG